CAAGCTGGCTATTTCCCAACGCACAATGGATATCGCTGGCCCGGTAGTTGAATCCGGGTTCCGACATTTCATAATACCAGGGGTTGGCTTCGCCATTGTCATCGCAAGCCATGTCGCGCTGCCGAAATTCATCGGCGTTGTGGATCATGCCGTGGTTGCGCAACCGGCGCAAGCGAGCGGCCAATTCTGCATCGTTCGTCGTCACCGCCCCGCCCTCGCCCATGGCGATGGTCTTGACCGGATGGAACGAGAAGCAGGCCATTTCACCGTAACGGCAATCGCCAGTGCGCTCTGCATTGCCCCGGCGTGTACCGAAGGCGTGGCTGGCATCTTCGACAACCTTAATTGCATGTTTATCAGCAACCGCGCGAATCGCCGCCATGTCCGCCATCTGGCCCGCCAGATGAACCGGGAATACGGCACTAATACCGCCACCGACCCGCATGATGGCATCTTCCAGGCGGGCCGCATCCAGCAAGCCGGTGTCTGGGTCAACGTCGGCGAACACCACGTCGGCACCGACATAGCGGGCGGCGTTGGCGGTAGCAAGAAAGGTGACTGTCGGCACCACAACCTTGTCGCCTGGGCCTAGTTGCAGCGCCAGTGCCGCCAGGTGCAGCGCTGCGGTGCCGCTGGA
Above is a genomic segment from Rhodospirillaceae bacterium containing:
- the pseC gene encoding UDP-4-amino-4,6-dideoxy-N-acetyl-beta-L-altrosamine transaminase; this encodes MNQSFLPYGRQIIDDDDIAAVTATLKGALLTTGPAVAAFESALAAATGAAHAVSCSSGTAALHLAALALQLGPGDKVVVPTVTFLATANAARYVGADVVFADVDPDTGLLDAARLEDAIMRVGGGISAVFPVHLAGQMADMAAIRAVADKHAIKVVEDASHAFGTRRGNAERTGDCRYGEMACFSFHPVKTIAMGEGGAVTTNDAELAARLRRLRNHGMIHNADEFRQRDMACDDNGEANPWYYEMSEPGFNYRASDIHCALGNSQLGKLDRFVTARSAVVAAYDQALVGLDPIVRPLARSVDCTPAWHLYVVLIDFKKAGVSRADVMRQLLEAGIGTQVHYIPVHTQPYYRNLDGDLSLPGAERYYERCLSLPLSAAMQPEDATRVVAALKDCLDD